cggctctcttctgcaaacaccttctacctgtcttcaccttctctaacaccaccttaccaccccatcacaaaagaaaggaagaaaataaagggaaaggaaaagaaactgaaagaaaacaagacaggaGTGCAgaactgagagagaaggggagtgcaGCACTGACTTCCAGGAGTGAGGCGTTCcttgaagacagtgagggtgttTCCCCCACAGTGCTgctgctccaccaccacctcctgtgTGGGGTCCATCCTCTCCCGGGCCAGGTTCAGAGCCCAGCCATGGTACTTCATCACCACACGGCACATCACCTGCTGGTCCCCAGGGTGCACTTTGGCTGTTTCTGGGCGGTGCAGCCTCGCTATTTTGGactgagaaggaaaaagaaacatgagCCTAAAATGGACACAAGgttgtgtgtaacacacacacacacacacacacacacacacacacacacacacacacacagctatatacatacacaccaagTTACCTAAACTGGCATATTAAGACAGACTCACTTTCCCAGTCTGCATGCCTACATTGGTATGCTATTCATTGTTTATGCTGTATATAAACCTTCAACAAGGTCTCAGTTTTTCTCTTTCCATCATCTTTAAGTTCAGTTTAAGTGGCATTTCTGTTGAAACTGATGGAAAAGATCTATTCCCTGCAGAAGTGCAGAGAAACAGGCTGATGTCTGACCAATGAGGACAGCACAATACCATGCAGCACCAGCAAAGATGCCAGCACAAAGTCAACAAGACAGCCACAGACCTTCAATACATCTGTGTTAATGATAAGCTTGAATATTTAGAATTGTGTGTCAGAAAAATAGCATGCATCCTTTTTTCATGCTTTCTTCTTAGTTTCATATTTATAAGACTGaaaggcctctgtgtgtgtgtgtgtgtgtgtgtgtgtgtgtgtgtgtgtgtgtgtgtgtgtgtgtgtgtgtgtgcatgcacatgtgtgcatgcatgcatgagtttgtatgtgtgtgctagcatgcatcaGTGGTACTGGTATATGTTTGCTCGTGTGCCATGTTCTAACACATGCAAGTAAGCATGCATTATTTTTTTCAACTGCACTGTTGAATGATTACACCCTGACTTAACAGTATGCAGGTAAATCCTTGTGGGTGACTAACAGCTGTCAGTCTTCAAACTACCTTTCAGTCTGCCTCATTTCAGTAGCATCTACATGAAGACAGCATTAGTGTCACTCAATATTGTGCCAGTTCTCAGTCACTGATGGAAGTCTGATAATGcagcaaacagaaaaagaataaaacCTGAAAATCTTATTTTGATCACACAAATCCAAGTCCCAAAACTGTTAATCCACGTCAAGCATCAAAACCAGCCTTGGTCAgcctccccatcccttctctgTGTTGACCTGCCCCTACTTCAGCTCCCTGTATGACCCATGACCCCTTCACTCAAACCCGCTTTCTCACATCAGTGGTGACAGGTCGTTTCGGAGAGGCACTCTGCACTCGGCGTGAGCTCAGAAACAGTCGACTCCCCAAACGAGTTTTGGGAGGCAGCGGCACTTGCGACATCATATAAGGGGAAGTGACTCCACACCCTTCATCCATCTGACTCATCAGCATGGCGTATTTGCGAATGGCACCAGTGTCCAACTGAAAGTGAAGAGGTGAAGAGAATATTTGTATTTTCTAGGTTTTGATAAATTATTCCATCCTGCAATTACATGGAAGTCAGAATTTGTCTGTTGCAAACAACAGCTAAAAGTATAGACAGCTATGTAATTGTCCATGGTTAGATTGACTACTTAGCCTCTTAGCCTTAATGGAAAAAAaccactgtgtgtgtatttgtatgcatgtgtgcgcaagTGCACATAcaaatgtgaaagtgtgtgtgtgtgtgtgcatgtatgtatgtgctgatATAGGAGTGTGAGCatctgtatgagtatgtgtgtgtgtgtgcatgcatctgtgtgtatgcctgtgtgtgtgtatgtgtgtgtgtgtgcgtacacacgtgtgtgtgtgtatgtgtgtgtgtgtgtgagtgtgtgtacctgtctgagtgtgtgagtgagtgagtgagtgtgtgtgtgtgtgtgtgtgtgtgtgtgtgtgtgtgtgtgtgtgtgtgtgtgtttgcacctatctgagtgtgcatgcttgtttgtgtttatgtctctgtaaGAAGTCTAAATATTACTGAGTGAATGTGTCCACATAcacatgtatttttctttttgttttattttcttcaaatCCACTCTAgtcaggcgcaatagctgaatggttatgcgttagactttcaatctgaaggtcccgggttcgaaccttggtgacggcacctggtgggtaaagggtggagatttttctgatcttccaggtcaacatatgtgcagacatgctagtgcctgaaccccattgtCTGTgtaagcatgcagaagatcaaacatgcacgttaaagatcctgtaatccatgtcagcattcgttgggttatggaaacaagaacatacccagcatgcacacccctgaaaacagagaatggctacatacatggcagggtaaagaaacaaaatggtcatacacataaaatattacatgtctgtctgagtgttcatgtgtgtgtgtgcctgaaatctgattgaatgacacaggaaacgaatgatgagtgcccaatggcagccatcagtcgactctacccaggtaggcagcctgttgtgcaaatgatgccgtgtttgtaaagcacttagagcttggtctcttaccaaggataggtgctatataagtatacatatcaatcaatcaatcaatcaatctatcctaTGGCATGTGAGGACCTTCCCTCTCCAGAAATCAATATTAGCTGACACTCCTTTCTGTGTTGGTGTTCACATGTGTGCAGCAGTGAGGTAAAACTTCCTAGCATAGGGCTGCAAATAAGTGTTTGTTACAGTTGAGGCAAGCTTGCTGAAAAGTGGCCACAACTTTGACTTGAGCCTTGATTACATATGTAGATGCTCACTGTGTGCAGGTGGCGCAAGTCAATGTGCGACTGCTCGCCAGTCAGACACTGCTCTGGGTTGGCTGGGGTAATGGGTTGGCCATCATCATCCAGGTACAGCACCTGCATTGATTGACAGTTCTGAACAGGTACACGATCTGCATATgttatagctctctctctctgtctgaatgtgtagaATACTTTCATAAAATAATACTCTctcaaacctctgtgtgtgtgtgtgtgtgtgtgtgtgtgtgtgtgtgtgtgtgtgtgtgtgtgtgtgtgcatgcattcaggCACTGTTGAATGCACATGCATGTGATATCTCATTTCTCATTTCATAATTGACCATCTGTTGTTGATACACCTATTTTTCTTTCCAAACCAAGTCTGACATTTCATCTGTTGTTAGCAATCCCTAATAACTTTGAAATCACTCAGATTTCTCTCCTTTTATTTGTCCCATCTCCTGAGCTGAGTAATTAAACAAATACGCATTTTCTAAATATCATATTAACAAGTTTTAAAGCATGAAtacttgattctctctctctctctctctctctctctctccctccctccccccacctcctctctctgtaaaCGTTCTGGATTCTTTTTCCAATACCACCCTTTTGAATGAATCATGAACATCAACACTGCTATGTAACCATCAACACTAATAACAATACCAGCCAGATTCCATGTCCTTGAGTGATTAAATAACTGATAGTGTATTTTATACAGACATGTGccatttgtttttagtttgtgcaAGAAAGTGCCATATCTTGTGCAAAACAAAATGATCACTTCAGAGTAGAAAACAATACTCAGTGTAAGCTTTTGATGTTCTTATCATATAATACCAAACTGTGACCCTCATCTTTGACATCTGACCTTGAACTTCAATAAGGATGATGCTGTACAACGTCGTCAACATCGTCCATTCATTATTTATGTTTGATTTAAAACTTGATGTAAGACCCGAGCTGTCAAACTTTCTATTTTATCAAATAATGACATTGGCCTTTGACCTATCATGCTGCTTAGCATATCATAATGAAGGGGATAAGTGGAAAGGTTAAATTCATACTTTGATCCTTTACTCCTTGGAGCTGGCAAGAAAATGCCAATATTAAAAGTTAAACATACATgtagacacagacaaccagaacaCACTTTGATTACACAcaatatctatataaaaaaaagaagatcatatatatatatatatatatatatatatatatatatatatatatatatatatatatatatatataaaacaaagttgaaaaacaacacctattttgttaaacaaaaaaataaaatctgaatttccACTGCCAtacggcagcttggtcacagactacacttataacaggtgatgtaatgctatttttttaaaagtcatcTTCCTaaccttacatatatatatattcatctgttTGCTTTGTAAGCATGATTACTATTCTACCTGAAAACTAATAATACCCATCACCATCAGCTTAAAGCAAATGTATCATTAATTGAAAACTATCATCACTTTCAAAAGATCTTTGTCACTATGCATCTAAAAATCAAACAGTACACTCACAGACTACATCATTTTAAAAATGATCAAATAAATATCAAAACTCACATCCCCTTCCTCTTCTACAGAAAATTGTGAATGCCTAGACTCGCTTCGCACCCCTGGTGCACTGTTGGGACGAAGCTTAGACTGGGTTGTCTTCTCCCTAGCCTTAAAGGTTGGGCTAGATCCAGGTCGCTGTGACCTGGGGGTCAAATAGGGCAGGACATCCTCATCTCCCTTTCTGTTGGTGCTAGCCTGCAGAGAAGCCATGGTTGGTGCACACTTCATCACATCACTAGAAATGCCTGGATGGGGTTACTTTCATTACAAAGGTTGAAAAACAAAATTCCAGGTAGTCATTTAATAATCCATCAATACATCTTGCAGCACAACTTATTTGATGAAAGAATCAGAATTGTGTATTGTTTCTATGAACTATTATAtgatttgaaaataaaatagcaacAGATTTTAATTAATTCTATTACTGAATAAAAATCATGTACATATTTCTGTTCTGGCAAACAAACCATTGAACCATTGACACTCTGCTTCCTTATCTACCACCACAATCATAATATAAATCTTCACTTAGGGTCCAACAATCATGATATAAATTTCCATTAGGGTCCAACAATCATGATATAAATTTCCATTTGGGTCCAACAATCATAATATAAATCTTCCATTAGGGTCCAACAATCATAATATAAATCTTCCATTAGGGTCCAACAATCACAATATAAATCTTCCCATATCTCTAACCTCTTACTAATCATGATATAAATATTCATAAGTCTCTGCTCACTAATTATACAATAAATATCCATTCATCTCAAACTAATCATGAAACAGATTTTCATATCATTTATAATAAATAAACAACCTAACAAAACTGTgcactgtttctgtctttgctttGTGAAAACTAAACATTCTTAATGGTATTCAATACAAAACAGAACCAATGTCTTTGTAAAAATTGTAATTCATATGAGATACCTGGTTTGATGAATAAAATACAATATTGTCCATAGGTTGAAATATTCAACAATGCAGCAAAATACTTCAGTCATGAGTTAAAGATATTCAAACAGCCACTAGTTCACAGTATTCAACCATGAATAAAGCTCAcaatattcagtcacacacacacccgccccctcctccctgcctcccccaaaTTAATCAATGGAcccacaacactgaacaacaagcCAACAGCAGTTATTTTTTGGCCCACCCTACTTATCCTTCACCTTCCAGTATTGAATCTGAAGCCCAAAATGTTAAGATTTCCCACTGATAGCTGGGACAGGGACAATGGTGCAAGTGCTGGATCAGATTAATTAaagacaacacagtgcagcacagcaatGATTATTTCTTTTGCATTCATGCAAGTTTTCTTATAAATCACAGCTATGATAATTTCTCTTTTATTGTTTATACTTATTTTTAAGGAAATCAAGGGTAAACATGTAATATTAATGTTTGAAAATGATAAGAATAACCTTTGATTCATCTTCgagagtttgtttttcttttactgaAGAGTATTGTAATGACTGTGACAACTGGCACCATTCCTAATTATACAAACCtagagttttcattccaagagcACATTTCTATAGTTTATCTCATTCTTCAAAATGGAATGACTTATTTTGATTAATACTAATGAATAGCACTGTtcacaataaataaatatttacttGGAAGTTGAATAACTACAAGGAAACCCTGCAATAGAATATGCAGCCAAAGTAGACACTTTTGTACGCTACCATTCTTATCAAACATCAACATAAAACTGATGATTATAAGACTCAATTACAAATAAATCTTACAAACATTCCACTGATATTGTTCAGAGTGCTAACACACTGCTGTCAGAGAAAGCAGACAATCACACAATGGTGTGAATACCCGATCACATGTGGCTGAAATAGCATTTGTACTCTGAGACCGAGGAGTGCGTTTCATTTTGGTATGAGAAGATACCAAGGTCTGACCATTTTGAGGTGACAGAAAGGGAAGGAGTGTTTCTTCACACACCCTAGAACGTTCAACCTGTTTACAAAACAGTTATGTCAAAGTTATCATTCCTGTTTCATGAGGTAAAGCTCTGTTTCTGTGTACACCTATTTCCATAACAATTATGTACACATTTTGTCGATCCATTTTCGTCATGTTTAAGTCTGAGCATTTTTCTGTAGTAACTGGGTACATATTTATTGTAAAAGCAAAATAATATAgattaacacaacacacagatgttggtgtgtgtatgtgagcaagtgtacatgtgtggatgcatatgttcatatatatgtacacgtgtatgtgtgtttctgagtgtttgTTTGAATTTGTGAGTATACATATTTGTATGGATGTGCACACATTTATGCATGCAGATATACTTGCATGTAagtgtttgtctgtatgcatgtaagtgtcaaatgatgataaaaacacaAGAGGGTATatttgtgtgagcatgtgtaacTATGCTTCAGCAATAATAATGTTTGCTTGATTCAGGGAAACAAATTTATAAGTAATCATACAGAGCACTGTCTCTAAATTAGTAAATAACTTGTATATTAGCAGAAGCTTGCACAATCTTCACATATTGGCATAAAACCCTCACACAAAGTATGCTCTATTGTGATAAATCAGAGATTTGAAAAAAATTCAGTCTTTATTTTCATGCTATTAACAGAAACAATAACATTAATTATAGTCAAAATTAAATGAACCCATAACAAATCCTAAAAAATATTATTTGCTAAAATAATCAGGAAGAATAAAATCCTTACCCGAACTCTCTGTACAAGTTGAATTTTAGAGATTTCTTCcaacttcttttttatttctgcTTGACGTGTGCGTTCCAGATCAAGAGTTTTGTGAACGATAGCCTGTGCAAGCATATCCTTCACTTGTTTCTTATGCTCTTTACGGCTCACATTCAGTCTATAGGTTGCCTCTGATATGAT
This portion of the Babylonia areolata isolate BAREFJ2019XMU chromosome 16, ASM4173473v1, whole genome shotgun sequence genome encodes:
- the LOC143291186 gene encoding glutamate-rich protein 3-like isoform X3, giving the protein MSHIHQGPLATYNSLTDNHLSGYFSNGRMRRHLRKAGLVSKQGEIISEATYRLNVSRKEHKKQVKDMLAQAIVHKTLDLERTRQAEIKKKLEEISKIQLVQRVRASTNRKGDEDVLPYLTPRSQRPGSSPTFKAREKTTQSKLRPNSAPGVRSESRHSQFSVEEEGDVLYLDDDGQPITPANPEQCLTGEQSHIDLRHLHTLDTGAIRKYAMLMSQMDEGCGVTSPYMMSQVPLPPKTRLGSRLFLSSRRVQSASPKRPVTTDSKIARLHRPETAKVHPGDQQVMCRVVMKYHGWALNLARERMDPTQEVVVEQQHCGGNTLTVFKERLTPGSTFELISYRHRGYPFSLTLYLDGQMDSRVSTCCEYRHSRGAKIGGKQGHFSLLSVEGAIPCYKCQVAKGLLVRNKAPPRRAKRPSERHMEEVIVVTTKKDDDDDHDYDDDNVTERRTHQGKPAEEESGVVIPVERDGEDKEDTMPTSPASKEAAYDDDFDGEKSSDASYTSASESESETESSAGNGKDEE